In Neokomagataea tanensis, one genomic interval encodes:
- a CDS encoding glutaminase produces the protein MAMLQDILPRIVEDMQGIAERGQVANYIPPLACVDPSKFGMAVVEADGTFHRFGDADEPFSIQSVSKVFGLTLALDAVGDSLWQRVRQEPSGSAFNSIIQLESEHGIPRNPFINAGAIVVSDILVSCFGRVGAENALLNLLRPLARDPASVVIDRVMAQQEAQTGFRNLALGNYMRNFDNILNPVEQTLDFYFHQCALTMSCGQLAEMGAYLMTGGINPRTGERVMSTRQAQTVLALMMMCGHYDGSGAFAIRVGLPGKSGVGGGILAITPGVASVAVWSPGLNAQGNSLLGTLALERLVQATGWNVFRASGHMA, from the coding sequence ATGGCGATGCTGCAAGATATTCTTCCCCGTATCGTTGAGGATATGCAGGGCATTGCTGAGCGCGGACAGGTGGCGAATTACATTCCGCCGCTGGCTTGTGTTGATCCCTCTAAATTTGGCATGGCCGTTGTTGAGGCTGATGGGACGTTTCATCGTTTTGGTGATGCAGATGAGCCTTTCTCTATTCAGAGTGTCTCGAAAGTTTTTGGACTAACACTTGCTTTAGATGCTGTAGGGGACAGTCTGTGGCAGCGCGTGCGGCAAGAGCCGTCGGGGAGTGCGTTCAATTCGATTATTCAGCTGGAAAGTGAGCATGGCATCCCGCGCAACCCGTTTATTAATGCGGGTGCTATTGTTGTGTCGGACATTTTAGTTTCATGTTTTGGGCGGGTGGGCGCCGAAAATGCGCTATTAAATCTCTTGCGGCCACTGGCGCGCGACCCTGCATCGGTCGTCATTGATCGGGTGATGGCGCAGCAAGAAGCACAGACGGGTTTCCGCAATTTGGCCCTTGGTAATTACATGCGGAATTTTGATAATATTCTTAATCCAGTTGAGCAAACGCTAGATTTCTATTTTCATCAATGCGCTTTGACGATGAGCTGCGGGCAACTGGCTGAGATGGGGGCCTATCTTATGACCGGGGGGATAAATCCGCGGACAGGGGAGCGCGTTATGTCGACCCGTCAAGCCCAAACAGTTCTCGCGCTTATGATGATGTGCGGGCATTACGATGGCTCGGGCGCGTTTGCCATCCGGGTTGGCCTGCCCGGCAAATCCGGTGTGGGGGGTGGAATCTTGGCCATTACTCCGGGTGTTGCCTCAGTTGCAGTGTGGTCGCCGGGACTGAATGCTCAGGGAAATTCTCTATTAGGTACGTTGGCCTTAGAGCGTTTGGTGCAGGCGACAGGATGGAATGTGTTTCGGGCAAGCGGCCACATGGCCTAG
- the nth gene encoding endonuclease III produces MTLKAVDAFIRALAAANPNAESELIYNSTFELLVSVVLSAQATDVSVNKATRALYERAPDARSMATLGEETIGEYIRTIGLWRSKAKNVALLCDQLLTLHGGEVPSDRDALEALPGVGRKTANVVMNIAFGADTMAVDTHIFRIGNRTGLAPGTNTRQVEDGLVKRIPKGLLRDAHHWLILHGRYVCKARRPECWRCTATEWCTYPEKILAP; encoded by the coding sequence ATGACTTTGAAAGCCGTGGACGCTTTTATCCGCGCCCTCGCTGCTGCAAATCCCAACGCGGAAAGTGAGTTGATCTATAACAGCACGTTCGAGTTACTCGTAAGCGTCGTACTATCCGCTCAAGCCACAGACGTCTCTGTCAACAAAGCAACACGCGCTTTGTATGAAAGGGCACCAGACGCACGCAGCATGGCCACCCTTGGTGAAGAAACAATCGGCGAATACATCCGCACCATCGGCCTTTGGCGCAGCAAAGCCAAAAACGTAGCCCTACTTTGTGATCAGCTTCTAACACTTCACGGTGGGGAAGTCCCATCAGACCGAGACGCCCTTGAGGCATTACCCGGTGTTGGGCGCAAAACGGCAAATGTGGTTATGAACATCGCCTTTGGCGCTGATACTATGGCCGTGGACACACATATTTTTCGTATCGGCAACCGCACAGGCCTCGCCCCCGGCACAAACACGCGCCAAGTCGAAGACGGGCTCGTCAAACGTATCCCAAAAGGCCTGCTACGGGACGCCCATCACTGGCTTATCCTTCATGGCCGCTATGTATGCAAAGCTCGCCGTCCAGAGTGCTGGCGCTGTACCGCGACGGAATGGTGCACCTACCCAGAAAAAATTTTAGCCCCTTGA
- a CDS encoding ABC transporter ATP-binding protein produces MNNCSRCGTRAVEYPVSEDSSVLSAQQREGRKIDIPFTEVVGFVVRRWLDHPSLLAKTLAGVFMATLADIATPVLAGRLVNDISQHTAGPGAVVDKALLALRDDATLMVTGLIVLGLVGLFGRRSSYIGISHLTLAIMQRIADTAFARVQRFSTDWHANTFAGSTVRRLTRGIWAIDTLDDTLLLLIVPEVLVLLGTTVVLAVRSPLMGAALGIFVVLFAWLSIVLTLRYVAPTARAANAWDTKMGAAMADAVTCNAVVRAFGAEAREEKRLHRVIRGWRGRTLQTWIRGTNSANLQALASLGMRMLMIGLAVWLWWQGKAGPGDIAYVLTMVFLIQGYLRDLGQQVSQVQRAVNEMEELVAVFQREPAIADPVKPEALNIKRGEIRFEHVRFCYPGQKKALYENLDLTIQAGSRVALVGPSGSGKTTLTKLLQRLYDVTDGRVLVDGQNIAHVRQSDLRARIAIVPQEPILFHRTLAENIAYARPSASREEIEQAAAQANASSFIERLPEGYDTMVGERGVKLSGGERQRVAIARAFLADAPILVFDEATSSLDSESEAQVQDAMRRLMKDRTVIVIAHRLSTVVELDRLLVFSQGELREDGTHAELVAQESGIYRRLYELQSLEG; encoded by the coding sequence ATGAATAACTGCTCGCGTTGTGGGACAAGAGCGGTGGAGTATCCTGTGTCTGAAGATTCATCTGTCCTGTCAGCTCAACAGCGTGAGGGACGTAAAATTGACATCCCCTTTACGGAAGTTGTCGGCTTTGTCGTGCGGCGGTGGTTGGACCACCCGTCTTTACTGGCGAAGACGTTGGCGGGGGTTTTTATGGCCACGCTGGCAGATATTGCGACACCAGTGCTCGCTGGTCGTCTGGTCAACGATATATCCCAACATACCGCTGGGCCGGGTGCCGTCGTAGATAAGGCCCTGCTGGCATTGCGCGACGACGCAACGCTGATGGTGACGGGGTTAATTGTTCTGGGGTTGGTTGGTCTTTTTGGTCGTCGGTCGTCTTATATTGGTATCTCGCATCTGACGCTGGCCATTATGCAGCGCATTGCTGATACGGCTTTTGCGAGGGTGCAGCGCTTTTCAACAGATTGGCATGCAAATACGTTTGCGGGCTCGACCGTGCGGCGCTTGACGCGCGGTATCTGGGCAATTGACACGCTGGATGACACGCTGCTGCTGTTGATTGTGCCAGAAGTATTGGTGTTGCTAGGTACGACGGTCGTGTTGGCAGTACGTTCGCCATTAATGGGTGCGGCTCTCGGTATTTTCGTCGTTTTATTTGCTTGGCTCTCAATCGTGCTTACGCTGCGTTATGTGGCACCAACCGCGCGTGCAGCTAATGCTTGGGACACCAAGATGGGGGCCGCAATGGCGGATGCGGTGACGTGTAACGCCGTTGTCCGGGCTTTTGGCGCAGAAGCGCGCGAGGAAAAACGTCTGCATCGTGTGATTCGCGGCTGGCGTGGGCGGACTTTACAGACATGGATACGTGGCACCAATAGCGCGAACCTCCAAGCTCTAGCGTCCCTTGGCATGCGGATGTTGATGATAGGTTTGGCGGTCTGGCTTTGGTGGCAAGGTAAAGCCGGGCCGGGCGATATCGCTTATGTTTTGACGATGGTGTTTCTTATTCAGGGTTACTTGCGTGATCTTGGCCAGCAGGTGAGTCAGGTCCAGCGTGCGGTGAATGAGATGGAAGAGTTGGTGGCTGTCTTCCAGCGTGAGCCTGCCATAGCGGACCCAGTAAAGCCGGAGGCGTTAAATATTAAGCGCGGCGAAATTCGCTTTGAGCATGTCCGCTTCTGTTATCCGGGCCAGAAAAAAGCACTTTACGAGAATTTGGATCTGACCATTCAGGCAGGTTCGCGTGTTGCTTTGGTCGGACCAAGTGGTTCTGGGAAAACAACATTAACAAAGCTGCTTCAGCGTTTGTATGATGTGACCGATGGGCGTGTTTTGGTGGATGGGCAGAATATTGCTCACGTCAGGCAGTCTGACCTTCGTGCGCGTATTGCGATTGTCCCGCAAGAGCCGATCTTGTTTCATCGTACTTTGGCGGAAAATATTGCTTACGCACGGCCTAGCGCCTCGCGTGAGGAGATAGAACAGGCAGCAGCGCAGGCTAATGCATCTTCTTTTATTGAACGCTTGCCTGAGGGTTACGACACGATGGTTGGCGAGCGAGGCGTCAAGCTCTCCGGGGGAGAGCGGCAACGTGTTGCTATCGCACGTGCCTTTCTCGCGGATGCTCCTATCTTGGTGTTCGACGAGGCAACATCTAGCCTTGATTCGGAATCAGAGGCGCAGGTGCAAGATGCCATGCGGCGCTTGATGAAGGATCGTACAGTGATTGTCATCGCGCACCGTTTGTCGACGGTTGTCGAGTTGGACCGCCTCTTGGTGTTCAGCCAAGGTGAGTTGCGAGAGGACGGCACGCACGCGGAGCTTGTGGCGCAAGAGAGTGGTATTTATCGCCGTTTGTACGAGTTGCAGTCGCTGGAAGGGTGA
- a CDS encoding YeiH family protein — MPSQHTTISTAENISVPAGLIPGVLLCLLVSGSAYEIEHLERLVFGKAWVEALNLAIVIGTLTPSFFTADERTIKGVQFCSKPLLECSILLLGASISAKTLWTASPYILASIVALVVGTISSGLIIGRLFGLSFQRSALIACGNAICGNSAIIAVAPVVKAKETDITACITITALLGTALVVALPLLAPILGLSAPAYGTLSGLTVYAVPQVVAATNPVGIMAIQTGMFVKLGRVLLLGPVCLVLALLMPRQTEAEKLPLQRLVPWYIPGFFILMLCRSVGAIPEQALIILQQSATFLTVLAMAALGLRVNPRSLMQNNLRLLTVSALSVSTVFIGALLLTRWLYAN, encoded by the coding sequence ATGCCATCACAACACACCACCATCAGCACAGCAGAGAACATCTCGGTTCCAGCGGGTCTCATTCCCGGTGTACTCCTCTGTCTGCTCGTCTCTGGTAGCGCTTACGAAATTGAGCATCTGGAGCGTTTGGTTTTCGGGAAAGCATGGGTTGAGGCACTCAATCTCGCCATAGTCATAGGGACTTTAACACCCTCGTTTTTCACAGCAGACGAACGGACAATAAAAGGGGTGCAGTTCTGCTCCAAACCGTTGCTGGAGTGCTCTATTCTACTTTTAGGTGCCTCCATCAGCGCCAAAACCCTTTGGACGGCTAGCCCCTACATCCTCGCTAGCATTGTTGCTTTAGTTGTAGGTACCATAAGCTCAGGCTTAATCATCGGTCGCCTGTTTGGACTCTCATTTCAACGCTCAGCATTAATTGCCTGCGGCAACGCAATTTGCGGCAATTCTGCTATTATTGCTGTCGCCCCGGTCGTGAAAGCCAAAGAAACAGATATTACCGCGTGCATAACCATCACAGCGCTTTTAGGTACGGCTCTGGTTGTTGCGCTTCCACTTTTGGCGCCCATCCTCGGCTTATCAGCACCGGCATATGGTACTTTATCAGGCCTGACAGTATACGCCGTGCCGCAAGTGGTCGCCGCGACTAATCCTGTTGGTATCATGGCCATTCAAACAGGAATGTTTGTTAAGCTTGGTCGTGTGCTGCTTCTCGGCCCCGTCTGCCTGGTACTCGCGCTTCTAATGCCCCGTCAGACGGAGGCAGAGAAACTTCCCCTACAGCGTCTTGTCCCATGGTACATTCCTGGGTTCTTCATTCTCATGCTTTGCCGTTCAGTCGGGGCAATTCCTGAACAAGCACTTATCATTCTCCAACAATCGGCAACCTTTCTAACGGTACTCGCCATGGCGGCACTAGGGCTCCGCGTTAATCCACGAAGCCTTATGCAGAACAACCTACGCCTTCTCACAGTATCCGCCCTGTCGGTTTCAACCGTGTTTATCGGCGCGCTACTGCTGACACGCTGGCTCTACGCTAATTAA
- a CDS encoding LysR family transcriptional regulator, giving the protein MTLEQLKVFLAVAEREHMTAAAQAMNMTQSAVSSAIAALEGRHGVKLFHRVGRGICLTEAGRLFAVEARAVLARADAAEQALASLSGLHYGTLKIVASQTIAGYWLPAVLAAFRGRYPRIAVEVLVGNTEQAAQHVLDGRVDLGIVEGQVNEPALASWPVGEDRLVLVQNTATTETIDALWLSKARWVMRESGSGTRSSLDRALMQQGVVPESLDISLVLPSNESVRTAVEAGGGVAALSFFVVEHALKAGRLHALPYNLGVRPFYGLRHKERYRSAAAEALLKML; this is encoded by the coding sequence ATGACTTTAGAGCAATTAAAGGTTTTTCTGGCTGTAGCGGAGCGCGAGCATATGACTGCTGCAGCTCAGGCGATGAATATGACGCAATCGGCGGTTTCATCCGCCATTGCAGCGCTTGAAGGGCGGCACGGCGTGAAGCTGTTTCATAGAGTTGGGCGTGGTATTTGCCTGACTGAGGCGGGTCGCCTTTTTGCTGTGGAGGCACGGGCTGTGCTAGCGCGCGCTGACGCTGCGGAGCAGGCTCTGGCGTCTTTGAGTGGTTTGCACTACGGGACCTTAAAAATCGTCGCTAGTCAGACCATAGCGGGATATTGGCTTCCCGCTGTTCTGGCCGCGTTTCGCGGGCGCTACCCGCGCATAGCTGTGGAAGTTTTGGTTGGGAACACGGAGCAGGCTGCCCAACATGTTTTGGATGGGCGTGTTGATCTTGGAATTGTGGAAGGGCAGGTCAACGAGCCAGCTCTTGCCAGTTGGCCCGTTGGAGAAGACCGACTGGTGCTTGTGCAGAATACCGCGACGACGGAAACAATCGATGCGCTTTGGTTGAGTAAAGCACGTTGGGTGATGCGCGAGAGCGGGTCAGGTACACGCTCATCCTTGGATAGAGCTTTGATGCAGCAAGGCGTAGTGCCTGAAAGTCTCGATATTTCTCTCGTTTTGCCGTCCAACGAGAGCGTGCGTACCGCGGTTGAGGCTGGGGGCGGTGTGGCCGCGCTCTCTTTTTTCGTAGTGGAACATGCCCTGAAGGCGGGGCGTCTACATGCTTTGCCTTACAATTTGGGGGTTAGACCTTTTTATGGGCTGCGCCATAAGGAGCGGTACCGTAGTGCAGCGGCTGAAGCTCTTTTGAAGATGCTGTAG